One genomic window of Erinaceus europaeus chromosome 19, mEriEur2.1, whole genome shotgun sequence includes the following:
- the ATP6V1B2 gene encoding V-type proton ATPase subunit B, brain isoform isoform X1 — MALRAMRGIVNGAAPELPVSTSRPVVGSREQALAVSRNYLSQPRLTYKTVSGVNGPLVILDHVKFPRYAEIVHLTLPDGTKRSGQVLEVSGSKAVVQVFEGTSGIDAKKTSCEFTGDILRTPVSEDMLGRVFNGSGKPIDRGPVVLAEDFLDIMGQPINPQCRIYPEEMIQTGISAIDGMNSIARGQKIPIFSAAGLPHNEIAAQICRQAGLVKKSKDVVDYSEENFAIVFAAMGVNMETARFFKSDFEENGSMDNVCLFLNLANDPTIERIITPRLALTTAEFLAYQCEKHVLVILTDMSSYAEALREVSAAREEVPGRRGFPGYMYTDLATIYERAGRVEGRNGSITQIPILTMPNDDITHPIPDLTGYITEGQIYVDRQLHNRQIYPPINVLPSLSRLMKSAIGEGMTRKDHADVSNQLYACYAIGKDVQAMKAVVGEEALTSDDLLYLEFLQKFERNFIAQGPYENRTVYETLDIGWQLLRIFPKEMLKRIPQSTLSEFYPRDSAKH; from the exons ATGGCGTTGCGAGCGATGCGAGGGATCGTGAACGGGGCCGCACCCGAGCTCCCGGTTTCCACTAGCCGGCCCGTGGTGGGCTCCCGGGAGCAGGCGCTGGCAGTTAGCCGGAACTACCTCTCACAGCCTCGTCTCA CATACAAGACAGTTTCAGGAGTCAATGGTCCTCTAGTGATCTTAGATCATGTTAAG TTCCCCCGATATGCTGAGATTGTCCACTTAACACTACcagatgggacaaagagaagtggacaAGTCTTAGAAGTTAGTGGTTCCAAAGCAGTGGTTCAg GTATTTGAAGGGACTTCAGGTATAGATGCCAAGAAAACATCCTGTGAGTTTACTGGGGATATTCTCCGAACACCAGTGTCTGAAGATATGCTTG GTCGGGTATTCAATGGATCAGGAAAACCTATTGACCGAGGTCCTGTTGTACTGGCTGAAGACTTCCTGGACATCATGG GCCAGCCAATCAATCCTCAGTGTCGAATCTACCCGGAGGAAATGATTCAAACTGGCATTTCTGCCATAGATGGCATGAACAGTATTGCTAGGGGACAGAAAATTCCTATCTTCTCTGCTGCTGGCTTACCACATAATGAG ATTGCAGCTCAAATCTGTCGTCAGGCTGGTTTGGTAAAAAAATCCAAAGATGTAGTGGACTATAGTGAGGAAAATTTTGCAATTGTATTTGCTGCTATGGgt GTAAACATGGAAACTGCCCGATTTTTCAAGTCTGACTTTGAAGAAAATGGCTCAATGGACAATGTCTGCCTGTTTTTGAACTTGGCTAATGATCCAAC CATTGAGCGAATTATCACTCCTCGTTTGGCTCTAACTACAGCTGAATTTCTGGCCTATCAATGTGAGAAACATGTACTGGTTATCCTAACAGACATGAGTTCTTATGCTGAAGCACTTCGAGAG GTTTCAGCAGCCAGAGAAGAGGTTCCTGGTCGACGAGGTTTTCCAGGTTACATGTATACAGATTTAGCCACAATATATGAACGTGCTGGCCGAGTAGAAGGTAGAAATGGCTCAATTACTCAAATTCCTATTCTCACCATGCCCAATGATG ATATCACTCACCCCATCCCTGACTTGACTGGATATATTACAGAGGGGCAGATTTATGTGGACAGACAACTGCATAATAGACAG ATCTACCCACCTATTAATGTGCTACCCTCATTGTCACGTTTAATGAAGTCTGCTATTGGAGAAGGTATGACCAGAAAGGATCATGCTGATGTATCTAACCAGCTG tatgctTGCTATGCAATTGGTAAAGATGTACAAGCTATGAAAGCTGTAGTTGGAGAAGAAGCCCTTACCTCAGATGATCTTCTTTACTTGGAATTTTTGCAGAAGTTTGAGAGGAACTTTATTGCTCAGG GTCCTTATGAAAACCGCACTGTCTATGAGACTTTGGACATTGGCTGGCAGCTGCTCCGAATCTTCCCCAAAGAAATGCTGAAGAGAATTCCTCAGAGCACCTTGAGCGAATTTTACCCTCGAGACTCAGCAAAGCATTAA
- the ATP6V1B2 gene encoding V-type proton ATPase subunit B, brain isoform isoform X2: MALRAMRGIVNGAAPELPVSTSRPVVGSREQALAVSRNYLSQPRLTYKTVSGVNGPLVILDHVKFPRYAEIVHLTLPDGTKRSGQVLEVSGSKAVVQVFEGTSGIDAKKTSCEFTGDILRTPVSEDMLGRVFNGSGKPIDRGPVVLAEDFLDIMGQPINPQCRIYPEEMIQTGISAIDGMNSIARGQKIPIFSAAGLPHNEIAAQICRQAGLVKKSKDVVDYSEENFAIVFAAMGVNMETARFFKSDFEENGSMDNVCLFLNLANDPTIERIITPRLALTTAEFLAYQCEKHVLVILTDMSSYAEALREVSAAREEVPGRRGFPGYMYTDLATIYERAGRVEGRNGSITQIPILTMPNDDITHPIPDLTGYITEGQIYVDRQLHNRQSAIGEGMTRKDHADVSNQLYACYAIGKDVQAMKAVVGEEALTSDDLLYLEFLQKFERNFIAQGPYENRTVYETLDIGWQLLRIFPKEMLKRIPQSTLSEFYPRDSAKH, translated from the exons ATGGCGTTGCGAGCGATGCGAGGGATCGTGAACGGGGCCGCACCCGAGCTCCCGGTTTCCACTAGCCGGCCCGTGGTGGGCTCCCGGGAGCAGGCGCTGGCAGTTAGCCGGAACTACCTCTCACAGCCTCGTCTCA CATACAAGACAGTTTCAGGAGTCAATGGTCCTCTAGTGATCTTAGATCATGTTAAG TTCCCCCGATATGCTGAGATTGTCCACTTAACACTACcagatgggacaaagagaagtggacaAGTCTTAGAAGTTAGTGGTTCCAAAGCAGTGGTTCAg GTATTTGAAGGGACTTCAGGTATAGATGCCAAGAAAACATCCTGTGAGTTTACTGGGGATATTCTCCGAACACCAGTGTCTGAAGATATGCTTG GTCGGGTATTCAATGGATCAGGAAAACCTATTGACCGAGGTCCTGTTGTACTGGCTGAAGACTTCCTGGACATCATGG GCCAGCCAATCAATCCTCAGTGTCGAATCTACCCGGAGGAAATGATTCAAACTGGCATTTCTGCCATAGATGGCATGAACAGTATTGCTAGGGGACAGAAAATTCCTATCTTCTCTGCTGCTGGCTTACCACATAATGAG ATTGCAGCTCAAATCTGTCGTCAGGCTGGTTTGGTAAAAAAATCCAAAGATGTAGTGGACTATAGTGAGGAAAATTTTGCAATTGTATTTGCTGCTATGGgt GTAAACATGGAAACTGCCCGATTTTTCAAGTCTGACTTTGAAGAAAATGGCTCAATGGACAATGTCTGCCTGTTTTTGAACTTGGCTAATGATCCAAC CATTGAGCGAATTATCACTCCTCGTTTGGCTCTAACTACAGCTGAATTTCTGGCCTATCAATGTGAGAAACATGTACTGGTTATCCTAACAGACATGAGTTCTTATGCTGAAGCACTTCGAGAG GTTTCAGCAGCCAGAGAAGAGGTTCCTGGTCGACGAGGTTTTCCAGGTTACATGTATACAGATTTAGCCACAATATATGAACGTGCTGGCCGAGTAGAAGGTAGAAATGGCTCAATTACTCAAATTCCTATTCTCACCATGCCCAATGATG ATATCACTCACCCCATCCCTGACTTGACTGGATATATTACAGAGGGGCAGATTTATGTGGACAGACAACTGCATAATAGACAG TCTGCTATTGGAGAAGGTATGACCAGAAAGGATCATGCTGATGTATCTAACCAGCTG tatgctTGCTATGCAATTGGTAAAGATGTACAAGCTATGAAAGCTGTAGTTGGAGAAGAAGCCCTTACCTCAGATGATCTTCTTTACTTGGAATTTTTGCAGAAGTTTGAGAGGAACTTTATTGCTCAGG GTCCTTATGAAAACCGCACTGTCTATGAGACTTTGGACATTGGCTGGCAGCTGCTCCGAATCTTCCCCAAAGAAATGCTGAAGAGAATTCCTCAGAGCACCTTGAGCGAATTTTACCCTCGAGACTCAGCAAAGCATTAA